CACCCGTTCGTAGCCGCCACTCCCGGGTGGGGCCTAGCTTCTGCCGCTGCTGtgttccgttgtcctggtgttattggttggtggttggttggttggttggttgttggCGGGGAGCCGCTATTGCTGTCCCCGTTGATCCGCATTccttcgtcgctgctgccgtcgtcttctggccgtcggcggactctcctcattccacttcccatgtactgcggctggcacacatttccgtggcaaggttgtccatcgtcaagcgggtgtggctctgctgctgcttctcgtgttgtgctcgcgcgaaccgtggacagtggaacatcacgtggtcgacatcttccacgtcatgttcacacaccgggcagttaggcgagccctccagaatacctttgttgacgaagtagctccgcaggaacccatgccccgttaggacttgggtaagatgGAAATCTATTTCTTCCGGGATTAGCCTCCTTGccttcaaacctggcgaactctgctgctctgcgccggctgtccactggcgttgcccGCGCTCCATGGTCTCCGCTGCCGCTTCtgtatgtctggtgctggacctcccctGCTTGCAACGCAGGCGGCGTTGAATGAGACCGTTTGGACGGCGCTGGtcactcgaagcactccggtgcgatgcgtcCTTTGGACTTTGGTGCGGTGAATGTCcctctgtagaagcttccgtcccacgctggcgcagcgtagcggacaatgctattcccgactttgaccaggggtctccttctgctgctttttggaCCACACTTGTTTggcatcagggcggtcaagGCATTCGTGATACGAGCCGCCTTGCTCcaaacctcctctagatgtcgaGGTAACCCCAAGGTATTTGAGCGTCTTcgtggattcgatcgtgtgtgtcctCGCCTgtagttggcctatctgcggggtgtgatgggtgcaAAAGATCACGTAGCCGGTCTTATGATGGGCCagccagcggcggatcaaacggtaggcggtgtagGCGGTCGTCTGTcggaggccccaaaaaatttgtgtaatagtaaaaggtgtatacataggccccctTTCCTTAGGAAAGAGGGggccccgaagggtaccacaagaggctcctggcgaaatttgaccgcgaattaacagcagagttaatttataaattgtgctatagcacaaaatctaattaaaaaggtaaaaaatttatcgaaaatatcttccttggttatataaaacatttgtttctatttgactagctatatcggcccggttacacacacggctacgcaagagtaGCTATGCAGtatactcaaactccttctttatcggcacgacatcctcaGGATGTTTATGCCTAccatttatatatttttttactttatttacccgtagggtagtcagtgctgcgtacggaggtttggtggcccaaatgaaatttttccgtggtcctgtcttgtgcagaccgactgcgctaccaatacaccatctggccgccccacGAACCCTTaaatgcccttttacttcaacctattcacgtattttattttttgaacgggatttttttcatctgttcgtaaatgatcctaccgttagatcctagaatagaaaccatgcttgttttcacttccgcaatattcgccagcaaTTGCctttgcgatactcgtggtttggtattgttttctctcaccgattgaaccgtgaaaatgtccagcctgcgtgtttcgaaacagtattgtggtggagtattgtgtttagaaTTCCGATTgccacaatttttgcaagcttgaaagccggtaatgatgttataaccgacaaaAACTGTCAGTGTAATATTACATAGCTTGCATTGTCGTAGAATATGAatgaaatcatattgcaatcattagaactctcttttccatttgatattacaacctcatggttctttGAATACCATTTCAGActttcttgatttttacttattcgaagGCCTTACTTATGATGGCCCtagcggaccatttgaagaagatgattaggggcggcccagcggcggattaAACGGCAGGCGAAGTAgaccccttcttactgcgcttttcgctttgTCTCATTTAAAGATCCtcaatgcccccccccccctccttcatagtttttaaaattagaggccccaactataattctgccctgggcctccaagcggattgatcctccacttgggccagctgcaatctcactcctcccatccaacgctcgatcgtctccaggttcctcgtagcaagAGCGCTGATGTCCTGCTTGTCCCGTCCAAGGAGGGTGAACGTCACTtcgtcagcaaacccgatgatgtccgcacgcgtcccgaacagctccaggcggagaaggtcgtcgtacatgacgttccacagtgttggccctagaaccgaacACCGaggcacgcccgccgacactggtagcgagacGAATCCTTCGCCCGTCTCGTGgtggagcgtgcgattctcgaagtagttccgcagcatcgccaggaggtacggtgtcgtgttccttcgctgcagagcctctccgatcgctgtccagttgGCCGTGTTGTACGTCGTTCTTCACGTCAattgtcaccatcgcacacagtcggtcgTCCTTGCGCTTCTTGTCGAGTGCAACCTTTCCATTGGCGAGCACCCTATTGATGGCGTCTATTCGGCGAAGCGTCTagcgtccctttcgaaatccgtactgggcgtcagacagaccactcgtcgcatcaagatgctccgtgagtctgcgctgaatgagtcgctccagtacttacccgaggacgctcagtaggcagattggccggtacgacgacggttccccAGGAGTTTTCCCCGTCTTAGAGAATAGCACTAACcgttgcctcttccattcgtccgggaagtagcctatccggatgtagtgctggaacgttctccTGAAGACACCGGGAAAGGCCGTCTGGATGTTGTCGTCGCCCGGGACTCGCTgcgggttgagcgattttgAAATGCTCAACAGCTCCCCCTCGGTGACGGAATCCCGGTCGATGTCCTCGTCCGACAATCTGGCCGCTGCGGGCCACCCCATGGCCGACCGCTCCGGAAAAAGTTCGCTGACGATATGCTGAAATTTCGCTGGGTCCCGttccatcggtacgcgcgcTCCAGTCCACTGTTGCTTCCTGAGCTTGTAGCCCGGTCCGAATCCGTGGGGCCCCAGCTGTTCAGGTAGCTGTTCGCCGATCTCCCTCTTGCTTCGCTTGACCGcttgctccaatgctgctctggctgctgtacaTGCCAGCCGTCGTTCCTCTCGCTGATCGTTCGTccatgctctcctgagccGTCTCCACATCCCGATGTAGTTGCGACGTAGCTGGGCAATCGCCtcgttccaccagtacaccgatcgtcgtcCTCCTCGGGCCGCAGGCGATCTCGGAATCGTCGCGTCGCAGGTGGTTGTCATGGCCTGCGtcagctcgtccgccaagaGAGTGTGATTGTGGATGTCCAGCGagcccatgacttcaacgaagaGGTTCTTGTTGAAGAATCGGGTCGCCAATCTACACTCCAccgcagcggcggatc
The Anopheles moucheti chromosome 2, idAnoMoucSN_F20_07, whole genome shotgun sequence genome window above contains:
- the LOC128298640 gene encoding uncharacterized protein LOC128298640, producing the protein MYDDLLRLELFGTRADIIGFADEVTFTLLGRDKQDISALATRNLETIERWMGGVRLRLAHHKTGYVIFCTHHTPQGMGSCGATSSTKVFWRARLTARCVNMTWKMSTT